The following proteins are co-located in the Heteronotia binoei isolate CCM8104 ecotype False Entrance Well chromosome 21, APGP_CSIRO_Hbin_v1, whole genome shotgun sequence genome:
- the LGALS3 gene encoding galectin-3 — translation MSDGFSLSDAISGSNNQNPNAPPASWGNQPGAYPGAPGGYPGAPGAYPGAPGAYPGAPGAYPGAPGAYPGAPGAYPGAPGTYPGAPGTCPGGPGVYPAVPGSFPAYPGGPPAPRSTESSSGTFPSDTSGMYPTPGQPSGGGAQPNAPQIAPSAPLKVPCEIPLQSGLMPRLLITIVGTVNPRPNRFTVDLKKGNDIALHINPRFNEDGRKVIVCNTMLHNNWGKEDRTAPRFPFEAGKPFKIQILCEADCLKVAVNDAHLMQYNHRVRELNQITKLCVAGDITLTSITPTMI, via the exons ATGTCTGACGGTTTTTCG CTCTCCGATGCCATCTCCGGGTCTAACAACCAGAACCCAAATGCACCACCTGCTTCTTGGGGAAACCAGCCTGGGGCATACCCTGGCGCACCAGGTGGATACCCCGGCGCACCTGGAGCATACCCCGGAGCACCTGGAGCGTACCCCGGAGCACCTGGAGCGTACCCCGGAGCACCTGGAGCGTACCCCGGAGCACCTGGGGCATACCCCGGAGCACCTGGGACATACCCCGGAGCACCTGGGACATGCCCTGGAGGACCCGGAGTATACCCTGCAGTACCGGGATCTTTCCCTGCGTATCCTGGAGGGCCACCCGCACCGCGCTCGACCGAGTCCTCATCTGGGACCTTTCCTTCCGACACATCAGGAATGTATCCTACCCCTGGGCAGCCGTCGGGTGGTGGCGCACAGCCCAATGCCCCACAGATTGCACCTTCTGCCCCGTTG AAAGTCCCCTGTGAGATTCCATTACAGTCAGGGTTGATGCCTCGCTTGTTAATAACCATAGTCGGGACGGTGAATCCGAGACCCAACAG ATTCACGGTGGACTTGAAGAAAGGAAATGACATCGCCTTACACATTAACCCCCGCTTCAACGAGGATGGCAGGAAAGTCATTGTGTGCAACACCATGCTCCACAACAACTGGGGGAAGGAAGACCGCACAGCCCCCCGGTTCCCTTTCGAGGCCGGGAAACCTTTCAAG ATCCAGATCTTGTGCGAAGCCGATTGCCTGAAGGTTGCCGTCAACGACGCCCACCTGATGCAGTATAACCACCGCGTCCGAGAGCTGAACCAGATCACCAAGCTGTGTGTGGCTGGCGACATCACCCTCACCAGCATCACCCCTACCATGATTTAA